In a single window of the Helicobacter sp. MIT 99-5507 genome:
- the hypD gene encoding hydrogenase formation protein HypD — protein MELLIDSFRDKDKILGILKNIKFEAKKLKHKLNIMEVCGGHTHSIMKYGLNKLLDDNINFIHGPGCPVCIMPKNRIDHAYEIALQDDVILLTLGDMIKIPGSRGNLQKARSEGCDVRFIYSPMEALKIAQENKNKRVVFFAIGFETTTPMSAALLNKAINQDIKNLFFHINHVLVPPPLEIILDSKDCNINALIAPSHVSVITGAKIYKPLLKYNIPIVVGGFEPLDIMDSVLRIVKQASNNEAKLDIEYSRVVSMEGNTLAQELVNKYFIKRDFEWRGLGNIKDSALKLKDEYARFDAEIVFNDILSYTPIMDNKVCICGKILRGVAKPTDCKVFGKVCNPQNPLGSCMVSSEGSCAAYYKYKNVNIG, from the coding sequence ATGGAGTTATTAATTGATTCTTTTAGAGATAAAGATAAGATTCTAGGAATCTTAAAAAATATAAAATTTGAGGCAAAAAAACTAAAACATAAACTAAATATCATGGAAGTATGCGGTGGGCATACTCATAGCATTATGAAATATGGATTAAATAAACTTTTGGATGATAATATAAATTTCATTCATGGTCCTGGTTGTCCTGTGTGCATAATGCCAAAAAATAGAATAGATCATGCATATGAAATTGCATTGCAAGATGATGTAATATTGCTTACTCTTGGAGATATGATAAAGATTCCAGGAAGCAGGGGAAATTTACAAAAAGCAAGAAGCGAGGGCTGTGATGTAAGATTTATTTATTCACCGATGGAGGCTTTAAAAATCGCACAAGAAAATAAAAACAAAAGAGTAGTTTTTTTTGCAATAGGTTTTGAGACTACTACTCCTATGAGTGCCGCACTATTAAATAAAGCCATCAATCAAGATATAAAGAATCTTTTTTTTCATATCAATCATGTTTTAGTTCCGCCACCACTAGAAATTATCTTAGATTCTAAAGATTGCAATATCAACGCGCTAATTGCACCATCACATGTAAGTGTAATAACTGGAGCAAAAATATATAAACCACTTTTAAAATACAATATTCCAATTGTTGTGGGTGGGTTTGAGCCACTTGATATTATGGATTCTGTGCTTAGGATTGTAAAGCAAGCTAGTAACAACGAAGCAAAGCTAGATATAGAATATAGTAGAGTAGTGAGTATGGAAGGAAATACATTAGCCCAAGAATTAGTAAATAAATATTTTATTAAAAGAGATTTTGAATGGCGTGGGCTTGGAAATATAAAAGATTCTGCATTAAAATTAAAAGATGAATATGCTAGATTTGATGCAGAGATTGTATTTAATGATATATTATCATATACACCTATTATGGATAATAAAGTTTGTATATGCGGTAAAATCTTAAGAGGTGTAGCAAAACCTACAGACTGCAAAGTATTTGGAAAAGTTTGTAATCCACAAAATCCACTTGGTAGCTGTATGGTAAGCAGTGAGGGTTCTTGTGCTGCGTATTATAAATATAAAAATGTAAATATAGGCTAA
- a CDS encoding WD40 repeat domain-containing protein — protein MIEPLFNIQNKFSADIINFYNNSIFAFDFKEEVFWISNTLDDNNAKKIAINMIKDSFNIYKISICKTFPIFAYINLNQTSAIVIDAQRAKVINSFKIQDSKIESIYLSQNGDTILIGGKNGVLSRWDVFSGKLIDMPNRHKDSILFAKESSDKRFILSIGYDRSVLLFDKFKDKSFKINCDVNATIRSAIFFDNCKFLALGDMSGYIYIIDTDTKFMLNKFQATSARIVDIDYYKDSYIFYLNANGVIGIVDFSDGKRILDSFMPNDRYKTFMIEDDNIILSTQDNKVCLYSFKSFIDYGISLVDSDIIKAYKFVEDNPFLKNEEFFLKLEAKFQADLLLAKALSCSNKQQLAIKILTKYINMPSKNKEVSNLIASINSIDKFQELMDNNMALRAIPLVKNYPILKELKSYIDFEDRFKKVLILAKELKKKNKKIEANTIMMQYKKIPSKIRIIQEVISYPNKVDEAINAIKQKDYKTYFRLKKDFKFVDSLQGSELIENSSESCYYELLIAFYSIDLQNCKKYIEILKNFKEYKEFVMEIELKIYEIANILEIDIESKEVSMGGGRK, from the coding sequence ATGATTGAGCCACTTTTTAATATACAAAATAAATTTAGTGCAGATATTATAAATTTTTATAATAATTCAATATTTGCATTTGATTTCAAAGAAGAAGTCTTTTGGATTAGCAATACGCTTGATGATAACAATGCTAAAAAAATTGCAATAAATATGATAAAAGATTCATTTAATATATACAAAATATCCATATGCAAAACTTTTCCTATTTTTGCTTATATCAATCTAAACCAAACAAGTGCTATTGTGATAGATGCACAAAGAGCAAAAGTGATAAATTCATTTAAGATTCAAGATTCAAAGATTGAGAGCATTTACTTAAGTCAAAATGGCGATACTATACTAATTGGTGGTAAAAATGGAGTGCTTAGTAGATGGGATGTCTTTAGTGGCAAATTGATAGACATGCCAAATAGGCATAAAGATTCTATATTATTTGCAAAAGAGAGTAGTGATAAAAGATTTATATTATCTATAGGGTATGATAGAAGTGTATTGTTATTTGATAAATTTAAAGATAAAAGTTTTAAAATCAATTGTGATGTAAATGCGACAATAAGAAGTGCTATTTTTTTTGATAATTGTAAGTTTTTGGCACTTGGTGATATGTCTGGATATATTTATATTATTGATACTGATACTAAATTTATGTTAAATAAATTTCAAGCAACCTCAGCTAGAATAGTTGATATTGATTATTATAAAGATTCATATATATTTTATTTAAATGCAAATGGCGTTATTGGTATAGTTGATTTTTCAGATGGAAAGAGAATCTTAGATAGCTTTATGCCAAATGATAGATATAAAACATTTATGATTGAAGATGATAATATCATTTTATCAACTCAAGATAATAAAGTATGCCTATATAGCTTTAAATCATTTATAGATTATGGAATCTCTTTGGTAGATAGTGATATTATCAAAGCATATAAATTTGTAGAAGATAATCCATTTTTAAAAAATGAAGAATTCTTCTTAAAACTAGAAGCAAAATTTCAAGCTGATTTATTACTAGCAAAAGCACTCTCTTGTAGCAATAAGCAACAACTAGCAATTAAAATACTTACAAAATATATAAATATGCCAAGCAAAAATAAAGAAGTCTCAAATCTTATTGCAAGTATCAATTCAATTGATAAGTTTCAAGAATTAATGGACAATAATATGGCATTAAGGGCAATACCATTAGTCAAAAATTATCCAATATTAAAAGAGTTAAAAAGCTATATTGATTTTGAAGATAGATTTAAAAAAGTTTTAATACTTGCAAAAGAGCTAAAAAAGAAAAATAAAAAAATAGAAGCAAATACCATAATGATGCAATACAAAAAGATACCTTCAAAGATTCGTATCATTCAAGAAGTCATATCATATCCCAACAAAGTAGATGAAGCAATTAATGCAATAAAACAAAAAGATTACAAAACATATTTTAGATTAAAAAAAGATTTTAAATTTGTAGATTCACTCCAAGGGAGTGAATTGATAGAAAATAGCAGTGAATCTTGCTATTATGAATTATTAATCGCATTTTATTCTATAGATTTGCAAAATTGTAAAAAATACATTGAAATATTAAAAAACTTTAAAGAATATAAAGAATTTGTAATGGAAATAGAATTAAAAATATATGAAATTGCAAATATTTTAGAAATTGACATAGAATCCAAAGAAGTCTCCATGGGGGGGGGTAGAAAATAG
- a CDS encoding DUF342 domain-containing protein has protein sequence MDNKHLRQGNNIKNILKQFALEYKITELLLDYSVVSYDTYYIDNNSNKIKVPNSTINYYIDSIYDIKQEYSISIFKRQSSFYPIIIQLNTNENETNLQAHIYTQRIPQDKNNLESIIQNIILNICAYRGIIIGLGWNNIESSIADIASKLRENQTHPEYYTIDISTLTEPQINSIAIKLLLSKSKNNSILSHDSQLQNGGFFRVKSGEILLDYTKPNYSSPWRNIYGNIYGIGKAYPIGISAGDGINVSEVENKIIYTANKDGFVSIVRNNMLISDIVTLDNINQKSIQNIKEQAIDTLIVKNDNLTKDVVSSGLTLEVPNLKITGNVGATNIISKDLFINGQVHIKSNIQSIKSSILYLRGSLESKSAQIRYCENGNVASDDLLINFLNGSKVYCTRGKISQIKSNNNIYIQESLLVGNMTGKYNEFTLYPCLYGDAKDELDSLNAQILNLNKLKNIFLNDKNRLNDEKKKNELLYKELNDIDISNIDNALYDWNKNVLNKQSLKLESSTKVLLKYNSLIDELDKSIDEITQKIKDKLNKMFEIHITFVNKCSIDFYIKYINIYGITSRIHITADSNNAIKKVMLSKGKNEDSIKVLCYKDLKDD, from the coding sequence ATGGATAATAAACATTTACGACAAGGAAATAATATAAAAAATATTCTAAAGCAATTCGCTTTAGAATATAAAATCACTGAATTATTGCTTGATTATTCGGTAGTATCGTATGATACATATTATATAGATAATAATTCAAATAAAATTAAAGTACCAAATTCAACAATCAATTATTACATAGATTCTATATATGATATAAAACAAGAATATTCTATATCGATTTTTAAAAGACAGAGTTCTTTTTATCCTATCATCATACAATTAAATACAAATGAAAATGAAACAAATTTGCAAGCTCATATTTATACACAAAGAATCCCACAAGATAAAAATAATCTAGAATCAATAATACAAAATATTATATTAAATATATGTGCATATAGAGGCATTATAATTGGTCTTGGTTGGAATAATATAGAATCTAGTATTGCTGATATAGCCTCAAAACTAAGAGAAAATCAAACGCATCCTGAATATTATACTATTGATATATCAACCTTAACAGAACCACAAATAAATAGCATAGCAATAAAGTTATTATTATCTAAAAGTAAAAATAATTCGATTTTATCACATGATAGTCAATTGCAAAATGGTGGATTTTTTAGGGTTAAATCTGGGGAGATTTTACTTGATTATACAAAGCCAAATTATAGCTCACCTTGGAGAAATATATATGGGAATATATATGGTATAGGCAAAGCATATCCTATAGGTATTTCTGCTGGAGATGGAATTAATGTTAGTGAGGTTGAAAACAAAATAATATATACAGCAAATAAAGATGGATTTGTATCAATTGTTAGAAATAATATGCTTATTTCAGATATTGTAACACTTGATAATATCAATCAAAAAAGTATTCAAAATATAAAAGAACAAGCCATTGATACACTCATTGTAAAAAATGACAATCTCACAAAAGATGTCGTATCATCAGGACTTACACTAGAAGTCCCTAATCTAAAAATCACAGGAAATGTAGGTGCTACAAATATAATATCCAAAGATTTGTTTATAAATGGACAAGTCCATATAAAAAGCAATATACAATCTATCAAATCATCGATTTTATATTTAAGAGGAAGCCTAGAATCCAAATCTGCACAAATTCGATATTGTGAAAATGGAAATGTAGCAAGCGATGATTTATTGATAAATTTTTTAAATGGCTCAAAAGTATATTGCACTAGAGGTAAAATATCACAAATAAAATCAAATAATAATATTTATATTCAAGAATCTCTCTTGGTTGGCAATATGACAGGAAAATACAATGAATTTACTTTATATCCATGCCTTTATGGAGATGCAAAAGATGAGCTAGATTCTCTAAATGCACAGATTCTAAACCTAAATAAACTAAAAAATATTTTTTTAAATGATAAAAATAGATTAAATGATGAAAAGAAAAAAAATGAATTATTATACAAAGAGCTTAATGATATAGATATAAGCAATATTGATAATGCATTGTATGATTGGAATAAAAATGTGCTAAATAAACAATCTCTCAAGCTAGAATCTAGCACGAAAGTATTATTAAAATATAATTCCTTGATAGATGAATTGGATAAAAGTATAGATGAAATAACACAAAAGATAAAAGATAAGCTAAATAAAATGTTTGAAATACATATCACTTTTGTAAATAAATGCAGTATAGATTTTTATATAAAATATATCAATATTTATGGCATTACAAGCAGAATCCACATAACTGCAGATAGCAATAATGCAATAAAAAAAGTAATGCTCTCAAAGGGAAAAAATGAAGATTCTATTAAAGTATTATGTTATAAAGATTTAAAAGATGATTGA
- a CDS encoding MetQ/NlpA family ABC transporter substrate-binding protein, with protein sequence MKKYFKFLVIAFSIFFVACENNANNKTQAESTDSTSNLEVIKIGATPNPHARILENIKDDLRSDGIDLEIIEFSDYVLPNLSLNDGSIDANFHQHQPYLDKMVEDKKLKIESIAKVHIEPLGFYSKKYKSIDSIKNGATIAIPNDPSNGGRALILLHNNGIIKLKDSNNLYATELDIVENPKNIKIKQIEAAMLPKVFGDVDGAVINGNYALQAGLSAKDAIFLEDSRSPYANILVVRSSDINNPKILKLKERLLSPKTKQFIDEQYKGEIVSAF encoded by the coding sequence ATGAAAAAATATTTTAAATTTTTAGTGATAGCTTTTAGTATATTTTTTGTAGCATGCGAAAATAATGCAAATAATAAAACACAAGCAGAATCTACAGATTCTACTTCTAATTTGGAAGTGATAAAAATTGGAGCTACTCCAAATCCACATGCAAGAATCTTAGAAAACATAAAAGATGATTTAAGAAGCGATGGTATAGATTTAGAAATCATAGAATTTAGTGATTATGTATTGCCAAATCTTTCTCTTAATGATGGCTCAATTGATGCGAATTTCCATCAACATCAACCATATCTAGATAAAATGGTAGAAGATAAAAAACTAAAAATAGAATCTATTGCAAAAGTGCATATAGAGCCACTAGGATTTTATTCAAAAAAATATAAAAGTATAGATTCTATTAAAAATGGTGCGACTATTGCTATACCAAATGACCCAAGCAATGGCGGAAGGGCATTGATACTATTACATAATAATGGAATTATAAAACTAAAAGATTCAAATAATTTATATGCAACAGAATTAGATATTGTAGAAAATCCAAAAAATATTAAAATAAAGCAAATAGAAGCAGCTATGTTACCAAAAGTATTTGGTGATGTAGATGGTGCAGTAATAAATGGAAATTATGCACTTCAAGCTGGACTTAGTGCAAAAGACGCAATATTTTTAGAAGATTCTAGATCGCCTTATGCAAATATCTTGGTTGTTAGAAGTAGTGATATAAATAATCCAAAAATATTAAAACTAAAAGAAAGATTATTAAGCCCTAAAACTAAGCAATTCATAGATGAACAATATAAAGGCGAGATTGTAAGTGCATTTTAG
- a CDS encoding MetQ/NlpA family ABC transporter substrate-binding protein, translating to MIKNIFLTIICIAVFSNAKDITIKVGATPVPAAEILEFAKPILKKQGIDLVVQSFTDYITPDIALNDGSSDANMYQHKPFLEQMNKDRGFDLVALKPIYIVPLGFYSKKYKSIDSIENGATIALPNDPTNYSRALILLHDNGLIKLQDSTNLSSSEFDIVENKKNLKFKQVEAAMLPKVLDGIDGAVINANYALQANMSLKEAFFYESDKSSYVNVFATKKGNENNPNILKVQEVLLSKEVKDFILKKYNGEIIPISSN from the coding sequence ATGATAAAAAATATTTTTCTTACAATTATTTGTATTGCTGTTTTTAGTAATGCAAAAGATATAACAATAAAAGTAGGAGCTACACCAGTTCCAGCGGCAGAGATTTTGGAGTTTGCAAAACCGATATTAAAAAAACAAGGTATTGATTTGGTAGTGCAAAGCTTTACTGATTATATTACACCAGATATTGCATTAAATGATGGTAGTAGCGATGCAAATATGTATCAACATAAGCCATTTTTAGAGCAAATGAATAAAGATAGAGGATTTGATTTGGTTGCTTTAAAGCCAATATACATCGTGCCACTAGGATTCTATTCAAAAAAATATAAAAGTATAGATTCTATTGAAAATGGGGCGACTATTGCTTTGCCAAATGATCCGACAAATTATTCAAGAGCACTTATATTGCTACATGATAATGGATTGATAAAGCTACAAGATTCTACTAATCTATCTTCAAGTGAGTTTGATATAGTAGAAAATAAGAAAAACCTAAAATTCAAACAAGTTGAAGCAGCAATGCTACCAAAAGTCCTTGATGGAATTGATGGGGCTGTAATAAATGCAAATTATGCACTTCAAGCAAATATGAGTTTGAAAGAGGCATTTTTTTATGAAAGTGATAAGAGTTCATATGTAAATGTTTTTGCCACAAAAAAAGGAAATGAAAATAATCCAAATATCTTAAAAGTGCAAGAAGTATTACTTAGCAAGGAAGTAAAAGATTTTATTCTAAAAAAATATAATGGTGAGATAATCCCTATTTCATCGAATTAA
- a CDS encoding methionine ABC transporter permease codes for MIFNTIWQHLLDTLYMVGSSCILAIIFGLPLGVFLCITKKKSIMPMPLTNKILGSIVNIVRSFPFIILIILLLPLSRIIVGTSVGSTTAIIPLTISAIPFIARLFEGAFDEVDKGLIEATKSMGAKKITIVKMMIFESMPSLVNAITITIISLIGYSAMAGAVGAGGLGDLAIRIGYQTYRPDILMYSVITIIVLVQIIQSGGDLIVKILRRHR; via the coding sequence ATAATATTTAATACTATTTGGCAACATTTGCTAGATACTTTATATATGGTTGGAAGCTCTTGCATTCTTGCTATTATTTTTGGATTGCCACTTGGAGTTTTTCTATGTATTACTAAGAAAAAATCCATTATGCCAATGCCACTTACAAACAAGATTCTAGGTAGTATTGTAAATATTGTTCGTTCATTTCCATTTATTATTTTAATTATTTTACTTTTACCACTATCTAGAATCATTGTAGGCACTAGTGTAGGAAGCACAACTGCCATCATCCCGCTTACAATATCTGCTATTCCTTTTATTGCAAGATTATTTGAGGGGGCATTTGATGAAGTTGATAAGGGATTGATTGAAGCTACAAAGAGTATGGGTGCAAAAAAAATAACGATTGTAAAAATGATGATTTTTGAATCCATGCCTTCTTTGGTCAATGCAATCACTATAACAATAATAAGCCTTATTGGCTATTCTGCTATGGCTGGTGCTGTTGGTGCTGGTGGGCTTGGGGATTTGGCAATTAGGATAGGATATCAAACATACCGCCCTGATATACTGATGTATTCAGTAATTACGATAATTGTACTTGTGCAAATTATCCAAAGTGGCGGTGATTTAATCGTAAAAATATTAAGGAGACATAGATGA
- a CDS encoding methionine ABC transporter ATP-binding protein encodes MFFTKKIIRRITIVKLNNINKIYPNGFHALKNINLEVQNGDIFGVIGFSGAGKSTLIRIINLLEHPTSGEVLVNGRDLSKLKYNDLCLARQKIGMIFQHFNLLSARNVFGNVAFALEIAKWDKRKIKDRVLELLELVGLSDKANYYPSELSGGQKQRVAIARALANHPDLLLCDEATSALDTKTTKSILHLLKDIQAKLGLSVILITHQIEVVKEVCNKMCVVSNGEIVESGEVQEIFINPKEAITKELISFLPPTSDEQIVDLLNDKSNVYKILFTGPNASSPLISKMVKKFNIDVNILSGSIEEIRSEEVGHLVLKFLGNDVIINESLNWLKNQGVTIQYLSGDENDNI; translated from the coding sequence ATGTTTTTTACAAAAAAAATTATTAGGAGAATTACTATAGTTAAGCTAAATAATATAAATAAAATTTATCCAAATGGATTTCATGCTCTAAAAAATATAAATCTTGAAGTTCAAAATGGTGATATTTTTGGCGTGATAGGATTTAGTGGTGCTGGAAAATCTACGCTAATTAGGATTATAAATCTACTAGAACATCCTACAAGTGGAGAAGTCTTAGTAAATGGTAGAGATTTAAGCAAGCTAAAATATAATGATTTATGTCTAGCACGACAAAAAATAGGTATGATATTTCAACATTTTAATTTACTTAGTGCAAGAAATGTATTTGGAAATGTCGCATTTGCATTAGAAATCGCAAAATGGGATAAAAGGAAGATAAAAGACAGAGTATTAGAATTATTAGAATTAGTAGGGCTAAGTGATAAAGCAAATTATTATCCTAGTGAGCTTTCAGGCGGACAAAAGCAAAGAGTAGCTATTGCTAGAGCATTAGCAAATCACCCTGATTTATTATTATGTGATGAGGCTACAAGTGCGCTTGATACAAAGACTACAAAATCTATTTTACATTTATTAAAAGACATTCAAGCAAAGCTTGGGCTTAGTGTGATACTAATCACGCATCAAATTGAAGTTGTAAAAGAAGTATGCAATAAGATGTGTGTAGTGAGTAATGGTGAAATAGTGGAGAGTGGGGAAGTTCAAGAGATATTTATAAATCCAAAAGAAGCTATCACAAAAGAGCTTATATCATTTTTACCACCTACTAGTGATGAACAAATTGTAGATTTGTTAAATGATAAAAGTAATGTATATAAGATTCTATTTACTGGACCAAATGCTTCATCGCCACTTATTAGCAAAATGGTAAAAAAATTTAATATTGATGTAAATATTTTATCAGGAAGTATTGAGGAGATTAGAAGTGAGGAAGTAGGGCATTTGGTGCTGAAATTTTTAGGAAATGATGTAATCATAAATGAAAGTTTAAATTGGCTAAAAAACCAAGGAGTAACAATTCAATATTTAAGTGGAGATGAAAATGATAATATTTAA
- a CDS encoding 2-oxoacid:acceptor oxidoreductase family protein, producing MTELRFTGVGGQGVLLAGEILAEAKIRDNGYGVKAATYTSQVRGGPTKVDIILDDNEILYPYAQSVGFMLSTAQISYDQFKVDLRDGSIVVVESNLVKPSMEDLKKYKIYSIPIITIAKDEVGNAVTQSVVALAITITLTKCVDRDIVFDTMLSKVPAKVAELNKKAFELGEKYALEALKQ from the coding sequence ATGACAGAGCTTCGCTTTACAGGTGTAGGAGGGCAGGGTGTATTGCTTGCTGGGGAGATTCTAGCAGAAGCAAAGATTAGAGATAATGGTTATGGGGTAAAAGCTGCTACTTACACAAGTCAAGTGCGTGGCGGACCTACAAAAGTTGATATCATACTTGATGATAATGAAATATTATATCCATATGCACAAAGTGTAGGTTTTATGCTATCTACTGCACAAATTAGTTATGATCAATTCAAAGTTGATTTAAGAGATGGTTCTATTGTTGTAGTTGAATCAAATCTAGTAAAGCCATCTATGGAAGATTTAAAGAAATACAAGATTTATTCTATTCCAATTATTACAATAGCAAAAGATGAGGTGGGCAATGCCGTCACACAATCAGTCGTAGCACTTGCGATCACCATAACACTTACAAAATGTGTTGATAGAGATATAGTGTTTGATACTATGCTCTCAAAAGTCCCTGCAAAAGTTGCCGAATTAAATAAAAAAGCTTTTGAACTTGGTGAAAAATACGCACTAGAAGCACTAAAACAATAA
- a CDS encoding 2-oxoglutarate ferredoxin oxidoreductase subunit beta, protein MAYNYDTYLRMDKMPTLWCWGCGDGVILKTVIRAIEKIGWDMNDVCVVSGIGCSGRFSSYLNCNTVHTTHGRTLAYATGIKLTNPKKHIIVISGDGDGMAIGGNHTIHACRRNIDIKFILVNNFIYGLTNSQTSPTTPRGFWTVTAQYGNIDYSFDPCKLADAAGATFVARGSVTKPQKLENLLISGFKHEGFSFFDIHSNCHVNLGRKNKMLEATDMLNWIDGRLVNKSEYDKLSDEEKENKFVTGILKQDTTKEEYCNAYFNKVVAKAKGGK, encoded by the coding sequence ATGGCATACAATTATGATACATATTTAAGAATGGATAAAATGCCTACACTATGGTGCTGGGGTTGTGGTGATGGAGTAATTTTAAAAACTGTTATTAGAGCTATAGAAAAAATAGGCTGGGATATGAATGATGTTTGTGTAGTTAGTGGTATTGGTTGTAGTGGAAGATTCTCTTCATACTTAAATTGTAATACTGTTCATACTACTCATGGTAGGACACTAGCTTATGCTACAGGCATAAAGCTAACAAATCCAAAAAAACATATAATTGTTATCTCTGGTGATGGTGATGGCATGGCAATAGGTGGAAATCACACAATACATGCTTGTAGAAGAAATATAGATATAAAATTTATATTAGTAAATAATTTTATTTATGGATTAACAAATTCTCAAACTTCACCTACTACACCTAGAGGTTTTTGGACTGTTACTGCACAATATGGGAATATTGATTATAGCTTTGACCCTTGCAAGCTTGCTGATGCAGCAGGTGCTACATTTGTAGCTAGGGGTAGTGTTACAAAGCCACAAAAATTAGAAAATTTACTTATATCTGGATTTAAACATGAAGGATTTAGCTTTTTTGATATTCATAGTAATTGTCATGTAAATCTTGGCAGAAAAAATAAAATGCTAGAGGCTACAGATATGCTTAATTGGATAGATGGAAGATTAGTAAATAAATCAGAATATGATAAATTAAGTGATGAAGAAAAAGAAAATAAATTTGTAACTGGAATCTTAAAACAAGATACAACAAAAGAAGAATACTGCAATGCTTATTTTAATAAAGTAGTTGCAAAAGCTAAAGGAGGCAAATAA
- a CDS encoding 2-oxoglutarate synthase subunit alpha — protein sequence MRDIISEGNELVALAAIDAGCKFFGGYPITPSSEIAHNMSVLLPKNDGVFIQMEDEIAGISVAIGASMGGAKSLTASSGPGISLKAEQIGYAFMAEIPLVIVDVMRGGPSTGLPTRVSQGDINQVKSPTHGDYCSIALCPGNLSEAYTQTIKAFNLAEELMTPVFLLLDETLGHMQGRASLPEIEDVKKTIKNRRQFQGDPKDYQPYKVGNDESAILNPFFSGYKYHITGLTHGYSGFPTEDEKLSTELINRLFNKIESKSSIIEGYEEYMIEDAEILIIAYGSVSLSAKEAIKELRNNGIKAGLFRPITLWPSPEQKLAALGKRFDKILVAELNLGQYVREIERVMKKDIKFFGKANGRAISPNEIINEVKGL from the coding sequence ATGAGAGATATTATTTCAGAGGGAAATGAGTTAGTAGCATTAGCTGCTATTGATGCTGGATGTAAATTTTTTGGTGGATATCCAATCACTCCATCTAGTGAAATAGCTCATAATATGAGTGTTTTACTGCCAAAAAATGATGGTGTTTTTATACAAATGGAAGATGAAATAGCTGGTATTTCTGTTGCAATTGGAGCATCAATGGGTGGAGCAAAGTCTCTTACTGCAAGCTCTGGTCCTGGAATCTCCCTTAAAGCCGAGCAAATAGGATATGCTTTTATGGCAGAGATTCCACTTGTTATTGTTGATGTTATGCGTGGTGGTCCATCAACTGGTCTTCCAACAAGAGTATCACAAGGTGATATAAATCAAGTAAAATCACCAACTCATGGGGATTATTGTTCTATTGCATTATGTCCAGGTAATTTAAGCGAGGCTTATACACAGACAATAAAAGCTTTTAATTTAGCAGAAGAGCTTATGACTCCTGTTTTTTTATTGCTTGATGAAACTCTAGGACACATGCAAGGTAGGGCTTCATTACCAGAGATTGAAGATGTAAAAAAGACAATAAAAAATAGAAGACAATTTCAAGGAGATCCAAAAGATTATCAACCATACAAAGTAGGAAATGATGAAAGTGCTATATTAAATCCATTTTTTAGTGGATATAAATATCATATCACAGGACTTACACATGGATATAGTGGATTCCCAACAGAAGATGAAAAACTAAGCACAGAGCTAATAAATAGATTATTTAACAAGATTGAATCAAAATCATCTATTATTGAAGGATACGAAGAGTATATGATAGAAGATGCAGAGATTCTAATCATTGCCTATGGCTCTGTATCATTAAGTGCAAAAGAAGCAATAAAAGAGCTAAGAAACAATGGAATAAAAGCAGGACTTTTTAGACCAATTACACTTTGGCCATCACCAGAACAAAAGCTAGCTGCCTTAGGAAAGAGATTTGATAAAATCCTGGTAGCAGAGCTAAATTTGGGGCAATATGTAAGAGAAATTGAGCGAGTTATGAAAAAGGATATTAAATTCTTTGGTAAAGCAAATGGTAGAGCTATCTCTCCAAATGAAATTATAAATGAAGTAAAAGGGTTATAA